A genome region from Campylobacter sp. MIT 12-8780 includes the following:
- a CDS encoding patatin-like phospholipase family protein, giving the protein MLTKDLKLGLALSGGGIRALIFHLGVFEFLAKHELLEKVTHISSVSGASMFVGLLYAKNNNAFPSSKQYINEVLPNIKEQILSVNLENKAIFKTLLSLGLNKKANTIASALKEYWGIKTNFKDLAKTPKLSIQCTSYQTGKRFIFSQDEIGDYAFGFVKDFDFALADAVAASAAFPFLIGTFELDTSKFSWCDEKGQSIEPKSKLLYLWDGGVYDNLGLEPIYQIENNGTLSQEVNFIIVSNAGASIKFKDKSKLDLSRIADITSDQIAIIRLRAFREFCKNHQNGFHLKIGRPFSEVVQKLKADQSLVSTYERHFLDKESCQKVGLYPTTLKSPSKEDFELILRQGYESMIYTQLCCPYIEDLKLKL; this is encoded by the coding sequence TTGTTAACAAAGGACTTAAAACTAGGTTTAGCCCTTTCAGGCGGAGGCATAAGGGCTTTGATCTTTCATCTTGGCGTGTTTGAGTTTTTAGCTAAGCACGAGCTTTTAGAAAAAGTTACGCATATTTCAAGCGTATCTGGAGCTTCTATGTTTGTGGGCTTATTGTATGCAAAAAATAACAATGCCTTTCCAAGCTCAAAGCAGTATATAAATGAGGTTTTACCAAACATAAAAGAACAAATTCTAAGTGTAAATTTAGAAAATAAAGCTATTTTTAAAACCTTACTGAGTTTGGGGCTTAATAAAAAAGCAAATACCATAGCTTCAGCTTTAAAAGAGTATTGGGGTATAAAAACAAATTTTAAAGACTTAGCTAAAACTCCAAAACTAAGCATACAATGCACTAGCTATCAAACAGGTAAAAGATTTATCTTTTCACAAGATGAGATAGGCGATTATGCCTTTGGCTTTGTCAAAGACTTTGACTTTGCCTTAGCTGATGCTGTGGCTGCTTCTGCTGCTTTTCCTTTTTTAATCGGCACCTTTGAACTTGATACAAGTAAATTTTCTTGGTGTGATGAAAAAGGACAAAGTATAGAACCAAAAAGCAAGCTTTTATACCTTTGGGATGGTGGAGTGTATGATAATCTAGGGCTTGAGCCTATTTATCAGATAGAAAACAATGGCACTTTAAGCCAAGAAGTTAATTTTATCATAGTAAGCAATGCTGGAGCAAGCATAAAATTTAAAGATAAAAGCAAGCTTGATCTTTCACGCATAGCTGATATAACAAGCGATCAAATCGCTATCATTAGACTACGTGCCTTTAGAGAATTTTGCAAAAATCACCAAAATGGCTTTCATCTTAAAATAGGCAGACCTTTTAGCGAGGTAGTGCAAAAACTCAAAGCCGATCAAAGCCTTGTAAGCACTTATGAAAGGCATTTTTTAGATAAAGAATCTTGCCAAAAAGTAGGACTTTATCCTACCACACTTAAAAGTCCAAGTAAAGAAGACTTTGAGCTGATTTTAAGGCAGGGTTATGAAAGTATGATTTATACTCAGCTTTGTTGTCCTTATATAGAGGATTTAAAACTTAAGCTATAA
- the secA gene encoding preprotein translocase subunit SecA → MLKIIKSLFGTKNDREVKKYFKRVHEINALEPKYQALSDEELKNEFNELRKKVQENHTSLEKILSEVFAIVREVGKRTLNMRHFDVQLIGGMVLHEGKIAEMKTGEGKTLVATLPVVLNAMSGKGVHIVTVNDYLAKRDAEQMSAIYNFLGFSVGVVLSSSNSDEDHKKAYECDITYGTNNEFGFDYLRDNMKFASNEKVQREHNFVIVDEVDSILIDEARTPLIISGPTNRTLDGYIKANEVAKKMQKGEPLEASALAKGEKQNGDFVVDEKNRSILITEAGISKAEELFGVENLYSLDNAILAHQLDQALKAHNLFEKDVHYVVRNKEVIIVDEFTGRLSEGRRFSDGLHQALEAKEGVKIQEESQTLADITFQNYFRMYKKLAGMTGTAQTEATEFSQIYSLDVISIPTNIPIKRQDKHDLIYKSQNEKFKAVIEEIKKANAKGQPVLVGTASIERSEVFHEMLKKEKIPHHVLNAKNHEQEALIIADAGKKSAVTIATNMAGRGVDIKIDDEVRALGGLYIIGTERHESRRIDNQLRGRAGRQGDPGMSRFYLSLEDNLLRIFGGDRIKGIMERLGIKEDESIESGIVTRAVENAQKKVESLHFESRKHLLEYDDVANEQRKNIYRYRNELLDENYDLSIKIDQNISELSQHLLSDFFLSEQNDNDLLNLKQRLLFECNVELNEAELKGLDEGGINEKLYEILKKHYEQKMSFLNEADKKRVERILYLQVLDNAWREHLYQMDILKTGIGLRGYNQKDPLVEYKKESYNLFLELVERIKLDSTKALFNVVFSASESLEQKAQEENEKLLQSSVEIGANEDSLGEAEFKKVPRNSPCPCGSGKKYKECHGKSGPKKGVLA, encoded by the coding sequence ATGCTTAAAATCATCAAATCACTCTTTGGTACAAAAAATGATAGAGAAGTGAAAAAATATTTTAAAAGAGTTCATGAAATCAACGCTTTAGAGCCAAAGTATCAAGCTTTAAGTGATGAAGAGCTTAAAAATGAATTTAATGAACTAAGAAAAAAAGTGCAAGAAAATCACACTTCCTTAGAAAAAATACTGAGTGAAGTTTTTGCTATAGTGCGTGAGGTGGGAAAAAGAACCTTGAATATGCGGCATTTTGATGTCCAGCTCATCGGTGGTATGGTGCTTCATGAAGGTAAGATAGCTGAAATGAAAACAGGGGAGGGAAAAACCCTAGTTGCAACCTTGCCTGTAGTGCTTAATGCTATGAGTGGTAAAGGCGTGCATATAGTTACGGTAAATGATTATCTAGCTAAAAGAGACGCTGAGCAAATGAGCGCGATTTATAATTTCTTAGGCTTTTCAGTAGGCGTGGTGCTTTCAAGCTCAAATAGCGATGAAGATCATAAAAAAGCCTATGAATGCGATATAACTTATGGCACAAATAACGAATTTGGCTTTGATTATCTGCGTGATAATATGAAATTTGCAAGCAATGAAAAGGTGCAAAGGGAGCATAATTTTGTCATCGTTGATGAAGTGGATAGCATATTAATCGATGAAGCAAGAACGCCTTTAATCATCTCAGGTCCAACAAACCGCACTCTTGATGGCTATATCAAAGCCAATGAAGTGGCTAAAAAAATGCAAAAAGGCGAGCCTTTAGAAGCAAGCGCTTTAGCAAAGGGCGAAAAACAAAATGGTGATTTTGTAGTTGATGAAAAAAACCGCTCTATACTCATTACAGAGGCTGGAATTTCAAAGGCTGAGGAGCTTTTTGGGGTAGAAAATTTATACAGCCTTGATAATGCCATCTTAGCTCATCAGCTTGATCAAGCCTTAAAAGCTCACAATCTTTTTGAAAAAGATGTGCATTATGTCGTGCGTAATAAAGAAGTTATTATCGTTGATGAATTTACAGGGCGTTTAAGTGAGGGCAGGAGGTTTAGCGATGGGCTTCATCAGGCTTTAGAGGCTAAAGAAGGGGTAAAAATTCAAGAAGAAAGTCAAACTTTAGCTGATATTACCTTTCAAAATTATTTTAGAATGTATAAAAAATTAGCCGGCATGACAGGCACAGCTCAAACTGAAGCCACTGAATTTAGCCAAATTTATAGCCTTGATGTGATTTCTATCCCTACAAATATCCCTATTAAGCGTCAGGATAAGCACGATCTTATCTATAAAAGTCAAAATGAAAAATTTAAGGCTGTTATTGAGGAGATTAAAAAGGCAAATGCTAAGGGACAACCTGTTTTAGTTGGAACTGCAAGCATAGAAAGAAGCGAGGTTTTCCATGAAATGCTCAAAAAAGAAAAAATCCCTCATCATGTCTTAAATGCTAAAAACCACGAGCAAGAAGCCCTAATCATAGCCGATGCTGGTAAAAAATCAGCCGTAACTATAGCTACAAATATGGCAGGGCGAGGCGTGGATATAAAGATAGATGATGAGGTGCGTGCTTTAGGTGGGCTTTATATCATAGGCACAGAAAGACATGAAAGCAGGAGAATTGACAATCAACTAAGAGGACGCGCTGGCAGACAAGGCGATCCGGGTATGAGCCGCTTTTATCTAAGCTTAGAGGATAATTTGCTTCGCATTTTTGGAGGCGATAGAATTAAGGGCATAATGGAAAGGCTTGGGATAAAAGAGGACGAAAGCATAGAAAGTGGCATAGTTACAAGGGCGGTTGAAAATGCTCAAAAAAAGGTTGAAAGCTTGCATTTTGAAAGCAGAAAACACCTTTTAGAATACGATGATGTAGCCAACGAGCAAAGAAAAAATATCTACCGCTATAGAAATGAGCTTTTAGATGAAAATTATGATTTAAGCATAAAAATCGATCAAAATATAAGTGAATTAAGTCAGCATCTTTTGAGCGATTTTTTCTTAAGCGAACAAAATGATAATGATCTTTTAAATTTAAAACAAAGACTTTTATTTGAATGCAATGTCGAGCTTAATGAAGCTGAGTTAAAAGGACTTGATGAGGGTGGTATCAATGAAAAGCTTTATGAAATACTCAAAAAGCATTATGAGCAAAAAATGAGCTTTTTAAATGAAGCTGATAAAAAGCGAGTAGAGCGAATTTTATACCTTCAAGTGCTTGACAATGCTTGGCGTGAGCATTTGTATCAAATGGATATACTTAAAACCGGTATAGGACTAAGAGGATATAATCAAAAAGATCCGCTTGTAGAATATAAAAAAGAAAGCTATAATCTTTTCTTAGAGCTTGTTGAACGTATCAAACTTGATAGCACAAAGGCTTTATTTAATGTCGTTTTTAGTGCTTCTGAAAGCTTAGAGCAAAAGGCTCAAGAAGAAAATGAAAAGCTTTTGCAAAGCTCAGTTGAAATAGGAGCAAATGAAGATAGTTTGGGTGAAGCTGAGTTTAAAAAAGTGCCACGCAATAGCCCTTGTCCTTGTGGAAGTGGTAAAAAATACAAAGAATGCCATGGCAAAAGTGGTCCTAAAAAAGGGGTTTTGGCTTGA
- a CDS encoding ABC transporter permease, giving the protein MLCMLLAFLGVCVGICVLLVAMAIMNGFDKDFKERFFVMNYPLTILPRFYTQVDDTLILKLQNEFEELSFSPYLSTQVIARGDNRFEGGIIFGVNSQDEKKINKVVAEALKDEELKGFDLLAGSALIDEFRLKRNDKLPLIFSNLNPSGLALIPQTKRFDVKYSFSSGLLLYDKAYMFADIEAVRKLLNVPSGVYEGVHVYSNDAFRDLERLKAFLGDEFAVFGWWEQNANLFSALELEKRALFIVLMLIILVASLNIISSLLMIVMNRRSEIALLLALGTSKQEIKKAFFALGSLIGGGGICAGVVLAFIAMWVLGNFDIISLPADVYGSSKLPLDLSMFDFILTLIGAGLIVALSSYYPAKKATEVDVLDTLRNE; this is encoded by the coding sequence ATGCTGTGTATGCTTTTAGCCTTTTTAGGTGTATGTGTGGGAATTTGCGTTTTGCTTGTGGCTATGGCTATTATGAATGGCTTTGATAAAGACTTTAAAGAACGTTTTTTTGTGATGAATTATCCACTGACTATATTACCTCGCTTTTATACTCAGGTTGATGATACCTTAATCCTTAAACTTCAAAATGAATTTGAAGAGCTTAGTTTTAGTCCTTATCTAAGCACGCAAGTTATCGCAAGGGGCGATAATCGCTTTGAAGGCGGTATTATCTTTGGTGTTAATTCTCAAGATGAAAAAAAGATCAACAAGGTTGTGGCTGAGGCTTTAAAAGATGAGGAGTTAAAAGGCTTTGATCTACTTGCTGGTTCGGCTTTAATCGATGAATTTCGCCTTAAAAGAAATGATAAACTTCCTCTCATCTTTTCAAATCTCAATCCAAGCGGTTTAGCCCTAATCCCCCAAACCAAACGTTTTGATGTTAAATATAGCTTTAGTTCTGGACTTTTGCTTTATGATAAAGCCTATATGTTTGCAGATATTGAGGCTGTGCGTAAGCTTTTAAATGTGCCTAGCGGGGTGTATGAGGGCGTGCATGTGTATTCAAATGACGCCTTTAGGGACTTAGAGCGTTTAAAAGCCTTTTTAGGAGATGAATTTGCAGTCTTTGGCTGGTGGGAACAAAATGCGAATTTATTTTCTGCTTTGGAGCTTGAAAAAAGGGCTTTATTTATAGTTTTAATGCTGATTATCCTTGTTGCAAGCTTAAATATCATCTCATCTTTGCTTATGATAGTGATGAACCGCCGCAGTGAAATCGCTCTTTTACTCGCACTTGGCACAAGCAAACAAGAGATCAAAAAAGCCTTTTTTGCACTTGGCTCTTTAATAGGCGGTGGGGGTATTTGTGCTGGAGTAGTGCTTGCTTTTATAGCCATGTGGGTGCTTGGAAATTTTGATATTATCTCTTTGCCAGCTGATGTGTATGGTTCAAGTAAATTGCCACTTGATTTAAGTATGTTTGATTTTATTCTTACGCTTATAGGAGCTGGTTTAATCGTGGCTTTAAGCTCGTATTATCCAGCCAAAAAAGCCACTGAAGTTGATGTGCTTGATACCTTAAGAAATGAGTAA
- a CDS encoding Rid family detoxifying hydrolase, with protein MQKYPKALGAYSVYRKANGFLFVSGQLPLDPQTNEFIQGGIKEQTKQALENIKAILEENDMDFSCVLKSTVFLADINDFIQMNEVYASYFDAPYPARSAFAVKDLPKGSRIEIEVIAFKG; from the coding sequence ATGCAAAAATACCCTAAGGCACTTGGTGCTTACAGCGTTTATAGAAAGGCTAATGGCTTTTTATTTGTTTCAGGACAGCTTCCTCTTGATCCACAAACTAATGAATTTATTCAAGGCGGGATTAAAGAACAAACTAAGCAGGCTTTAGAAAATATCAAAGCTATACTCGAAGAAAATGATATGGATTTTTCTTGCGTTTTAAAAAGCACGGTATTTTTAGCTGATATCAATGACTTTATACAGATGAATGAAGTGTATGCAAGTTATTTTGATGCTCCTTATCCGGCTCGTTCAGCTTTTGCGGTAAAAGACTTGCCAAAAGGCTCGCGTATAGAAATAGAAGTTATCGCTTTTAAAGGATAA
- the dcuC gene encoding C4-dicarboxylate transporter DcuC, whose amino-acid sequence MLGLVFSLFAIFLLVFMLYKKVNAHMALLLAGLFLLSIAGFFSFFGVEGFHTIVSKGSLNLGFFDIFQVVNQKMSSTLAGLGLTLMCIAGFSAYMDHVGASYALFKVFEKPLKSLKSPLLLLIVAYFIVQFLVLFIPSHAGLALLLMVTMYPILVRSGVSKLSALSVIAICQYIDHGPGSGNVIMASDVAKIDPAVYFVNYQLPTTIPIIIAVGVAIYFCSKYFDKKENFIFDSAQIEAELAANAGKEEELKKPPKIYALLPIIPLVLILGFSSVLDSIIVLMGFSTAEEVKAAANSAIKMNVPVAMMISTFIAIVFEMIRYKSVVETLNSIMIFFKGMGHLFVITVSLIVCGQVFASGLLSVGFVDTLLHYAEAAGFGVLAIIIAVSILLAVCAFLMGSGNAAFFSFAPLIPNIAAKFGVETISMIAPIQIMTGFGRCVSPIAPAILAISAMAKVNPLQVVKRTAIPMLVAAIVNIICTYIYL is encoded by the coding sequence ATGTTAGGTTTAGTTTTTTCTTTGTTTGCGATTTTTTTGCTCGTTTTTATGCTTTATAAAAAAGTCAATGCCCATATGGCTTTACTTTTAGCGGGTTTATTTTTACTAAGCATAGCTGGTTTTTTTAGCTTCTTTGGAGTTGAGGGTTTTCATACTATAGTTTCAAAAGGCTCTTTAAATCTTGGCTTTTTTGATATTTTTCAAGTTGTCAATCAAAAAATGTCAAGCACCTTAGCTGGACTTGGCTTAACCTTAATGTGTATTGCTGGTTTTTCAGCATATATGGATCATGTAGGGGCAAGCTACGCTCTTTTTAAAGTGTTTGAAAAGCCCTTAAAATCGCTTAAATCTCCATTGCTTTTGCTTATTGTGGCGTATTTTATCGTTCAATTTTTAGTGCTTTTTATCCCATCTCATGCTGGACTTGCACTTTTGCTTATGGTTACTATGTATCCTATTTTGGTGCGTTCGGGTGTTTCAAAGCTTTCTGCTTTAAGCGTGATTGCAATATGTCAATATATCGATCATGGTCCAGGTTCTGGCAATGTGATCATGGCTTCTGATGTAGCTAAGATCGATCCGGCTGTGTATTTTGTAAATTATCAATTGCCTACAACTATTCCTATCATCATCGCTGTGGGCGTAGCGATATATTTTTGTTCAAAATATTTTGATAAAAAAGAAAATTTTATCTTTGATTCAGCACAAATCGAAGCTGAACTTGCCGCAAATGCTGGCAAAGAAGAGGAGCTTAAAAAACCACCAAAAATTTATGCGCTTCTTCCTATCATACCGCTTGTTTTAATACTTGGTTTTAGCAGCGTGCTTGATAGCATTATCGTTTTGATGGGCTTTAGCACCGCTGAAGAAGTAAAAGCTGCAGCAAATTCAGCCATAAAGATGAATGTACCTGTAGCGATGATGATCTCAACTTTTATCGCGATAGTTTTTGAGATGATTCGTTATAAAAGCGTGGTTGAGACTTTAAATTCGATTATGATCTTTTTTAAGGGTATGGGACATTTATTTGTCATCACCGTTTCACTCATCGTTTGCGGACAAGTTTTTGCAAGCGGGCTTTTATCAGTTGGCTTTGTTGATACCTTGCTTCATTATGCTGAAGCGGCCGGCTTTGGGGTGCTTGCGATTATTATCGCTGTTTCGATCTTGCTTGCTGTATGTGCGTTTTTAATGGGTTCTGGAAACGCAGCATTTTTTAGCTTTGCTCCACTTATCCCAAATATAGCAGCTAAATTTGGTGTTGAAACGATTTCTATGATCGCACCTATTCAGATCATGACAGGTTTTGGACGTTGCGTAAGTCCTATAGCACCAGCTATTTTAGCGATTTCAGCAATGGCAAAGGTAAATCCTTTGCAAGTGGTGAAAAGAACAGCTATACCAATGCTTGTTGCAGCTATTGTCAATATCATTTGCACTTATATCTATCTTTAA
- the metC gene encoding cystathionine beta-lyase has translation MKNKTKLIHCGRGDQSLEVRAVNPSVMRASTILFKDHASWQKYRELRKTERVLSYGARGTATNFELEKLICELEGGYRAQLFPTGLAALAMVLLNYASKDAHFLISDAIYGPVRTICELFLEKMGVEIDFLKADASDVEEKIKKNTKLILCESPGSILYEIIDLPKLCKIAHAHNIPVAIDNTYSSGYLLNPLELGVDISVIAATKYLSGHSDLTMGIVVINEKEWKNFDKLPEALGYTTSPDDVYLVLRGMRTLDIRLKAHEKSADAVVEFLQSRKEIKTIFYPKLQTHPNHDIFIRDHKGANGMITIEFSEGISKDEAIKFVDNLEFFSIGASWGGYESLATVTTPPRTATDWSKRGPFVRFHIGLEDVDELIADLKQALDKIQK, from the coding sequence ATGAAAAACAAAACTAAACTTATCCATTGTGGCAGAGGCGATCAAAGCCTTGAGGTTCGTGCGGTAAATCCAAGCGTGATGAGGGCATCAACCATACTCTTTAAAGATCATGCTTCTTGGCAAAAGTATAGAGAGCTTCGAAAAACTGAGCGTGTGTTAAGTTATGGTGCAAGAGGCACGGCTACAAATTTTGAACTTGAAAAGCTTATTTGCGAGCTTGAGGGTGGTTATAGAGCCCAGCTTTTTCCAACCGGGCTTGCAGCTTTGGCTATGGTGCTTTTAAATTATGCGAGCAAAGATGCTCATTTTCTTATTAGCGATGCGATTTATGGACCTGTTCGCACGATTTGTGAGTTATTTTTAGAAAAAATGGGGGTAGAAATTGACTTTTTAAAAGCTGATGCTAGCGATGTTGAAGAAAAGATCAAGAAAAATACTAAGCTTATTTTATGCGAGAGTCCAGGTTCTATACTTTATGAGATCATCGATCTGCCAAAGCTTTGCAAAATCGCTCACGCTCATAATATCCCAGTTGCAATTGACAATACTTACTCAAGTGGGTATTTGCTCAATCCTCTTGAGCTTGGTGTTGATATCTCAGTCATCGCTGCGACAAAATACTTAAGCGGACATTCAGATCTTACTATGGGTATAGTTGTAATCAATGAAAAAGAATGGAAAAATTTTGATAAACTTCCAGAAGCACTAGGCTATACTACAAGTCCAGATGATGTGTATCTTGTGCTTCGTGGTATGAGAACGCTTGATATCCGTTTAAAAGCTCATGAAAAAAGCGCTGATGCAGTTGTGGAATTTTTGCAAAGCAGAAAAGAGATCAAAACGATTTTCTATCCAAAGCTTCAAACACACCCAAATCATGATATTTTTATCCGCGATCACAAAGGTGCAAATGGTATGATTACTATAGAATTTAGCGAGGGTATCAGCAAAGATGAGGCGATTAAATTTGTGGATAATTTGGAATTTTTTAGCATAGGTGCTAGCTGGGGTGGATATGAGAGCTTGGCTACGGTTACAACCCCACCACGAACAGCGACTGATTGGAGTAAAAGAGGTCCTTTTGTGCGTTTTCATATAGGACTTGAAGATGTTGATGAGCTTATCGCTGATTTAAAACAAGCTTTGGATAAAATTCAAAAATAA
- the purB gene encoding adenylosuccinate lyase: protein MMKTSVFDMSLLQDSWSTEAMRSVFCEENRIQKWLDVEAALAKAQAKLKIIPQKAADEIAKKAHYKFMDMDFIVAEFKKTKHPLVPTIRGLEKACEHGFGEFVHFGVTTQDIIDTGFVLQFKEALNLIKKDLKDIATALLKLTKTHKNTAMMGRTLSLQALPITFGHKSAIWLSELSRHYDRILELEKRLYVGLIVGAVGTKASLSDQCNEVEKLTLESLNLSMPDISWQPARDRFIELGYVLGNINATFNKIAHQILLLAHNEIDELAEPFGKGQVGSSTMPHKRNPAVSENAVTVSNALKANLAILSDIERHEHERDGQVWKMEWKLLPEIFLMLSVVLANMKFVLSDLELKKDKMLENLNTLKGFVLAERVMFALSDHYGKQHAHEIVYENAMRGIEAKKSFKEVLLLDKRVSKVLNEKQIDELMDATTYVGYAPKLVDEFLTKAKNYAIFKAK, encoded by the coding sequence ATAATGAAAACAAGTGTATTTGATATGAGTTTGCTTCAAGATTCTTGGAGCACTGAAGCGATGCGTAGTGTTTTTTGCGAGGAAAATAGAATTCAAAAATGGCTTGATGTGGAAGCTGCTTTAGCCAAAGCTCAAGCTAAGCTTAAGATTATCCCTCAAAAAGCTGCTGATGAGATTGCTAAAAAGGCTCATTATAAATTTATGGATATGGATTTTATCGTGGCTGAGTTCAAAAAAACAAAACATCCTTTAGTGCCGACTATAAGAGGTTTGGAAAAGGCTTGCGAGCATGGTTTTGGCGAGTTTGTGCATTTTGGCGTAACAACGCAAGATATTATCGATACAGGCTTTGTCTTGCAGTTTAAAGAAGCATTAAATTTAATCAAAAAGGATTTAAAAGATATTGCCACAGCTTTACTAAAGCTTACTAAAACGCATAAAAATACAGCTATGATGGGAAGAACGCTTTCTTTGCAAGCTTTGCCGATTACTTTTGGGCATAAAAGTGCGATTTGGCTGAGTGAATTAAGTCGTCATTATGATCGAATTTTAGAGCTTGAAAAAAGGCTATATGTAGGCTTAATCGTAGGAGCTGTAGGCACAAAAGCAAGTTTAAGCGATCAATGCAATGAGGTAGAAAAACTTACCCTTGAAAGCTTGAACTTAAGTATGCCAGATATTTCTTGGCAGCCAGCAAGAGATAGGTTTATCGAGCTTGGCTATGTTTTAGGCAATATTAACGCCACATTTAACAAAATCGCTCATCAAATTTTACTTCTTGCACACAATGAGATCGATGAGCTAGCTGAGCCTTTTGGAAAAGGGCAGGTAGGAAGCTCGACTATGCCACATAAAAGAAATCCAGCAGTAAGTGAAAACGCAGTAACCGTAAGCAATGCTTTAAAAGCTAATCTAGCCATTTTAAGCGATATAGAAAGGCATGAGCATGAAAGAGATGGGCAGGTTTGGAAAATGGAATGGAAGCTTTTACCAGAAATTTTTCTTATGCTTTCTGTGGTTTTGGCAAATATGAAATTTGTTTTAAGTGATTTAGAGCTTAAAAAAGACAAAATGCTTGAAAACTTAAATACCTTAAAAGGTTTTGTGCTTGCAGAACGCGTTATGTTTGCACTAAGCGATCATTATGGCAAGCAACATGCCCATGAGATCGTGTATGAAAATGCTATGCGTGGCATTGAGGCAAAGAAAAGCTTTAAAGAAGTCTTACTTCTTGATAAAAGAGTGAGTAAGGTGCTTAATGAAAAACAAATCGATGAACTTATGGACGCGACAACTTATGTGGGCTATGCACCAAAACTTGTCGATGAGTTTTTAACTAAGGCTAAAAATTATGCTATTTTTAAGGCAAAATGA
- a CDS encoding MmgE/PrpD family protein, with amino-acid sequence MFYSEILADFVVNLDLKTIPDEVKQRAKELILDTLGTALAASNEECVLNALKAFKAMPSSDEQAQIWGKDENLSVIYAAMNNAIAAHALDFDDTHTEAILHASAILAPLCLSYGFSVCKSGERVLKAFIAGWEVAARIGIASKGTFHKRGFHTTAICGVFGAAVASGVLLELNKTQMINALGFAGSFASGVNEFLSNGSNSKVLHIANALKNGIFIAHFAKANLNAPLSIFEGRDNVFRAFGIEEECDKNELDKGLNEIWQILQVSIKPYPSCHFAHGFIDCALALREDGLKNEDIQSIECFVDEVPISFICDPISAKYEPKTAYEAKFSMPFLMALAFEDGFLNLSSYQNLKRKNVLEFAKKITYKKHKSSGFPKYFPGHLKAYLKNGKIITKDIFINKGNFDNPLSLDELEFKFLNNAKQAIDEKRARALILKITSLETQKEFQI; translated from the coding sequence ATGTTTTATAGCGAAATTTTAGCTGATTTTGTGGTTAATCTTGATCTTAAAACCATTCCAGATGAGGTAAAACAAAGGGCAAAAGAGCTTATACTAGATACCTTAGGCACAGCCTTAGCAGCAAGTAATGAAGAATGCGTTTTAAATGCTCTAAAAGCGTTTAAAGCTATGCCAAGCTCAGATGAACAGGCTCAAATTTGGGGAAAAGATGAAAATCTAAGCGTGATTTATGCAGCGATGAATAACGCTATTGCTGCTCACGCTCTTGACTTTGATGATACGCACACTGAAGCTATCTTACACGCAAGTGCGATTTTGGCTCCTTTGTGCTTAAGTTATGGTTTTAGCGTGTGTAAAAGTGGCGAAAGGGTGCTTAAAGCCTTTATTGCAGGCTGGGAAGTCGCTGCTCGCATAGGTATAGCAAGCAAAGGCACTTTTCATAAAAGAGGTTTTCACACAACAGCAATTTGTGGGGTGTTTGGTGCAGCTGTTGCTAGTGGGGTTTTACTCGAGCTTAACAAAACGCAAATGATTAATGCTTTAGGCTTTGCTGGTTCTTTTGCAAGTGGTGTAAATGAGTTTTTATCAAATGGCTCAAATTCAAAGGTTTTACACATAGCCAATGCTCTTAAAAATGGTATTTTTATCGCTCATTTTGCAAAGGCAAATTTAAATGCACCTTTGAGTATTTTTGAGGGTAGGGACAATGTATTTCGTGCTTTTGGTATAGAAGAAGAGTGCGATAAAAACGAGCTTGATAAGGGTTTAAATGAAATTTGGCAAATTTTACAAGTAAGCATAAAGCCCTATCCGAGCTGTCATTTTGCGCATGGTTTTATTGATTGTGCTTTAGCCTTGCGTGAAGATGGGCTTAAAAATGAAGACATACAAAGCATTGAATGTTTTGTTGATGAGGTGCCAATCTCTTTTATTTGCGATCCAATCTCTGCAAAATACGAGCCAAAAACAGCGTATGAGGCTAAATTTTCTATGCCTTTTTTAATGGCTCTTGCTTTTGAGGACGGCTTTTTAAATTTAAGCTCTTACCAAAATCTTAAGCGAAAAAATGTACTTGAGTTTGCAAAGAAAATCACCTATAAAAAACACAAGTCAAGTGGTTTTCCAAAGTATTTTCCCGGACATTTGAAAGCGTATTTGAAAAATGGCAAAATTATCACAAAAGATATTTTCATCAACAAAGGCAATTTTGATAATCCTCTTAGCCTTGATGAGCTTGAATTTAAGTTTTTAAATAATGCCAAGCAAGCAATTGATGAAAAAAGAGCAAGGGCGCTTATCTTAAAAATCACCTCGCTAGAAACTCAAAAGGAGTTTCAAATTTAA